A genomic region of Arvicola amphibius chromosome 7, mArvAmp1.2, whole genome shotgun sequence contains the following coding sequences:
- the LOC119819248 gene encoding 60S ribosomal protein L26 gives MKFNPFVTSDRSKNRKRHFNAPSHIRRKIMSSPLSKELRQKYNVRSMPIRKDDEVQVVRGHYKGQQIGKVVQVYRKKYVIYIERVQREKANGTTVHVGIHPSKVVITRLKLDKDRKKILERKAKSRQVGKEKGKYKEETIEKMQE, from the coding sequence ATGAAGTTCAATCCCTTTGTGACTTCTGACCGGAGCAAGAACCGCAAACGGCATTTCAATGCGCCTTCTCACATTCGGAGGAAGATCATGTCTTCCCCCCTTTCCAAAGAGCTGAGACAGAAGTACAATGTTCGCTCGATGCCCATTCGAAAGGATGACGAAGTTCAGGTTGTCCGGGGACACTACAAAGGCCAGCAGATTGGCAAAGTGGTCCAGGTGTACAGGAAGAAATACGTCATCTACATTGAACGGGTGCAGAGAGAAAAGGCTAATGGCACAACTGTCCACGTGGGCATCCACCCCAGCAAGGTGGTGATTACCAGGCTAAAGCTGGACAAAGACCGAAAGAAGATTCTGGAAAGGAAAGCCAAGTCTCGACaagtaggaaaggagaaaggcaaatACAAGGAAGAAACAATTGAGAAGATGCAGGAGTAG